One genomic window of Daphnia pulex isolate KAP4 chromosome 10, ASM2113471v1 includes the following:
- the LOC124205367 gene encoding YEATS domain-containing protein 4-like, which yields IGLISLLFYEVVFILLNWQHCISCLLNKCQNLFESHNQILLNILHKFFVLFKEKLTQMSNFEYGPDSGGRTKGVILKPVVYGNVAKYFGKKREEDGHTHQWTVYVRPFENEDMSTYVKKINFKLHDSYANQNRVLTKPPYEVTETGWGEFEIVIKIYFQDPNERPVTFYHILKLFQNSPEIVVGKKPVVSEFYEEIVFQEPTVMMHQLLTNIPQLSTSPVKHDADFEEKKVSTLDSIVKAKAKVKNELSELKDRLQLAKETIQKFRDEVQNLQLGNPASTPT from the exons ATTGGACTTATTTCCTTACTTTTCTACGAGGTAGTTTTTATTCTGTTGAACTGGCAACATTGCATTAGTTGTTTATTAAACAAATGTCAGAATCTCTTCGAATCACACAATCAAATCCTCCTAAACATTTTGCATAaattctttgttctttttaaggaaaaacTAACACAAATGTCTAATTTCGAGTATGGACCTGATTCGGGTGGAAGGACCAAG ggtgTCATATTGAAACCAGTAGTGTATGGTAATGTTGCAAAATACTTTGgcaagaagagagaagaagatggcCATACACACCAGTG GACTGTTTATGTTCgtccatttgaaaatgaagacatGTCAACTTatgtgaaaaaaatcaatttcaagcTACATGACAGTTATGCTAACCAAAACAGAGTACTTACCAAACCCCCGTATGAAGTTACAGAAACCGGTTGGGGTGAGTTTGAAATAGTCATCAAAATCTACTTTCAAGATCCCAATGAAAGACCT gTTACTTTCTACCACATACTCAAGCTCTTCCAAAATTCACCTGAAATTGTGGTGGGCAAAAAACCGGTTGTATCTGAATTTTACGAAGAAATTGTATTTCAAGAACCAACTGTAATGATGCACCAGTTATTGACAAATATTCCCCAGCTTTCTACTTCTCCAGTCAAGCACGACGCAGATT TCGAAGAGAAGAAGGTTTCCACACTGGACAGCATCGTCAAAGCAAAAGCAAAGGTGAAAAATGAACTCTCAGAATTAAAAGACCGCCTTCAACTAGCAAAGGAAACTATTCAAAAATTTCGCGACGAAGTTCAAAATCTTCAGCTCGGCAATCCTGCTTCCACTCCAACATAG
- the LOC124205110 gene encoding 5'-3' exoribonuclease 1-like, with protein sequence MGVPKFYRWISERYPCLSETVKEYQIPEFDNLYLDMNGIIHNCSHPNDEDVHFRISEEKIVSDIFHYLEVLFRLIRPQKVFFMAIDGVAPRAKMNQQRGRRFRSAKEAEDKEKEALRKGEVLPEEKRFDSNCITPGTEFMDNLQKQLQFFVTNKVSTDPLWQNTQVILSGHQVPGEGEHKIMEFIRFQRSQPDYNAETRHCLYGLDADLMMLGLCSHEPYFSLLREEVRFGGKKNEKRITTPEETTFHLLHLSLFREYLDLEFASVKPKLKFPYDLEHIIDDWVLMGFLVGNDFIPNLPHFHINKGALPLLYSAYMEVLPTLDGYINENGQLNLPRFEKFMERLALIDYENFNDTFADVKWLESRHGRKKLVEYEFEKKPPTVRPSDTASFLLAKAAEVDDLLREDSADSDEIVVDKLVDASACITESGEETEPDIDEETNDEEGESYVSDDDEYTSADEDKQFQLEFKAHKRNYYMEKMEYSEVDSDVLRDQAEGYVLAIQWILHYYYNGVCSWSWYYPHHYAPYVSDVRNFANLKLKYDLGQPFLPYEQLLGVLPAASKALLPVAHHSLMSSIDSPIIDYYPSNFSTDKNGKQQEWEAVVLIPFIDEKRLISAMKDCESRLSDQEKNRNRHGPMQVYVFCEEDLGECVAPAYFPTIPHNHCRCKEITRDAFVISSDQLVKGLHPNYNPDRYIPGFPSMRNLPYTASLKKSSICVFNMNTLNESQVLSLVQETVPDINDIGNRYCGQTVFVSWPHLQEARVVAVANTECKYSFEIESFGEGGSVTYKLDGEIRKMPMLPRDVDDWRLQEKEIRTRYANRWGVDIGTTPILVYAAPITGRKYVYTQNGRVTLEKQWSPIPVPYAFQATVKELQVKETVCHQFSTLAEVFSQNSACFMLGHPGYGLQGKVLSADKNLKGKIRIEFDNIHEPEVEEVKKRSSQAHYMPGYAGAKRLGISTHLISRITGTIYLLLSPTEEEKNSDRPRRPKKVNVGLSLKFNKSKEEIPGWSKKVDSGWLYSANTIKVLDRYINEFPDFFDFLSQHSGSDDFTDQQVFGEDGVERASKLHEFVQTLPCINAERRAWGSEGIDANTLSYLAKLGAPKLMKLRPLVMQVRPHLLFKPDLMSGSSPPDPSANYQLLDRVVNVRQGYSVPMGLRGTVVGIKNASKVMDVVYEILFDEEFAGALPIKGMPDVPNRIYHLPVWAMINLTHGIRQHSEREKQGKPTAVVRPSGSALNKPTEPASRNPPKQNHSSYKASLEHQPAQAKQVTQPKLLTRKKAENAPVAAAPENKPVSSVNRIPAKSAPSPSSLPSPFMDIWNSLVQQHEQQQQQGATSLITTTHVTAQEPSKNKQPTPQVKTSREPPVPVAPKLPSLQEAARNLPKITKLPKGASAVPPGPLPRAAPPPPEVLMQAIPPPPLPAGVSVPLGPSLSVQQLFDMASQAVIANPIIPRQPPPAVFSFCLQLMDVMQQKGCGLPVYNYLLLQDGSVMAEVSVLPLGVVGRCAAKSKNEAAEQAAAMALHNPMIMQPMVAPPPTIPHPGNMMFVPQSPNMQFQPIRGPVSNSFVPMQVTRQSVHHQPRTQQVAHPLPSTPSNLAPKKEKNEVQKAPEKRVEKVAPVKADQQSVPAVSAEITSQPQIQERPLSTSKPPGSRLAIRFNGP encoded by the exons GGAGTTGCCCCTCGTGCCAAAATGAACCAGCAGCGTGGTAGAAGGTTCCGCTCAGCTAAGGAAGCTgaggataaagaaaaagaagctctGAGAAAG GGTGAGGTTTTGCcagaagagaaaagatttgACTCCAATTGCATCACTCCTGGAACTGAATTCATGGACAATCTGCAAAAACAGTTGCAATTTTTTGTCACCAATAAAGTATCTACTGATCCTCTGTGGCAAAATACGCAAGTCATTTTGTCTGGACATCAG GTTCCTGGAGAAGGTGAGCACAAGATTATGGAGTTTATTCGATTTCAAAGAAGTCAACCAGACTACAACGCCGAGACTCGTCACTGTCTTTATGGGTTAGATGCTGATCTCATGATGTTGGGTTTGTGCTCTCACGAACCATATTTCTCCTTGCTCCGTGAAGAA GTTAGATttggtggaaagaaaaatgaaaagaggatTACGACTCCTGAGGAGACTACATTTCATTTACTGCATTTGTCACTATTCCGTGAATATTTGGATCTTGAATTTGCCTCTGTGAAGcctaaattgaaatttccctACGACTTGGAGCATATTATTGATGACTGG GTCTTGATGGGATTTTTGGTTGGAAACGATTTCATTCCTAATCTTCCACATTTCCATATCAACAAAGGCGCATTACCGCTACTCTACTCGGCTTACATGGAAGTTCTACCCACTCTGGATGGGTATATTAACGAGAACGGTCAGCTGAACTTGCCACGGTTCGAAAAGTTTATGGAACGTCTAGCGCTCATAGACTACGAAAATTTTAATGACACCTTCGCTGATGTCAAATGGCTGGAGAGTCGACACGGTCGCAAGAAACTAGTCGAG tacgagtttgaaaaaaaaccgccTACTGTACGACCCTCTGATACTGCCAGCTTTTTGCTTGCCAAGGCTGCTGAAGTTGACGATCTCTTGAGAGAAGATAGCGCCGATTCTGATGAGATTGTTGTTGACAAGCTTGTCGACGCCTCAGCTTGTATCACGGAAAGCGGAGAAGAAACGGAACCTGATATTGACGAGGAAACCAATGATGAGGAAGGAGAAAGTTACGTTTCCGACGATGACGAGTACACGTCGGCCGACGAAGACAAGCAATTTCAGCTGGAATTCAAAGCCCACAAGAGGAATTATTACatggaaaaaatggaatacaGCGAAGTCGACAG tgatgTCCTTCGGGATCAAGCCGAGGGTTACGTTCTTGCCATTCAATGGATCCTTCACTATTATTATAATGGTGTGTGCTCGTGGTCTTGGTACTACCCACATCATTATGCTCCCTACGTTTCTGATGTCCGTAATTTCGCCAACCTCAAGTTGAAATATGATCTCGGCCAGCCTTTCCTGCCCTACGAGCAGCTGTTGGGAGTACTACCTGCAGCCAGCAAAGCCCTGTTACCGGTTGCTCATCACAGTTTGATGTCCTCCATCGACAGTCCGATTATCGATTATTACCCGTCTAATTTTAGT acGGACAAGAATGGGAAACAACAAGAGTGGGAGGCTGTAGTGCTGATTCCTTTTATCGACGAGAAGCGACTTATATCGGCCATGAAAGATTGCGAGTCGCGATTATCAGACCAAGAGAAAAATCGCAATCGGCACGGCCCCATGCAAGTCTATGTGTTTTGTGAAGAGGATCTTG GAGAGTGTGTTGCACCTGCTTACTTTCCTACTATCCCTCACAATCACTGCCGATGCAAGGAGATAACCAGAGACGCATTCGTCATCTCATCCGATCAACTTGTGAAGGGTCTTCACCCTAACTATAATCCCGATCGATACATTCCCGGGTTCCCCTCGATGAGAAATCTACCGTATACG GCAAGTTTGAAGAAGTCTTCCATCTGTGTGTTCAACATGAACACCCTCAATGAGTCGCAGGTTTTGTCGCTGGTCCAAGAAACGGTGCCTGATATCAACGACATCGGGAATCGCTATTGCGGGCAGACTGTCTTCGTCAGTTGGCCTCACTTGCAGGAAGCTCGGGTTGTGGCTGTTGCCAATACAGAGTGCAAATACAGCTTCGAAATTGAATCGTTTGGTGAAGGTGGTAGCGTCACCTACAAATTGGATGGAGAAATTCGCAAAATGCCAATGTTGCCGCGAGACGTGGACGACTGGCGCTtgcaagaaaaggaaattcgtACGCG ATATGCCAATCGATGGGGTGTTGACATCGGGACTACGCCTATTTTAGTTTACGCCGCACCAATTACCGGGCGAAAATATGTTTACACTCAAAACGGGCGTGTTACTTTGGAGAAGCAATGGAGCCCTATCCCAGTCCCTTACGCCTTCCAGGCCACTGTCAAAGAACTGCAAGTCAAGGAGACGGTTTGCCACCAGTTTTCGACTCTCGCTGAAGTCTTCTCACAGAACTCGGCCTGTTTCATGTTAGGCCATCCTGGCTACGGTCTACAGGGCAAAGTTTTATCAGCTGACAAGAACCTCAAAGGAAAAATCCGCATTGAATTTGACAACATTCACGAACCAGAAGTCGAAGAAGTTAAGAAACGATCCTCACAGGCCCATTACATGCCTGGCTATGCTGGAGCCAAGCGGCTCGGTATCAGCACGCATTTAATTTCACGAATCACTGGGACCATCTATCTTCTTTTAAGTCCGACCGAAGAGGAGAAAAACTCGGACAGGCCTCGCAGACCAAAGAAAGTCAACGTCGGTCTATCCTTAAAGTTCAACAAGTCAAAGGAAGAGATCCCTGGTTGGTCCAAGAAGGTTGACAGCGGCTGGCTTTACTCGGCGAATACAATCAAAGTCCTGGACCGCTACATCAACGAGTTCCCCgacttctttgatttcttgtcGCAGCACTCGGGTTCGGATGATTTTACCGATCAGCAAGTGTTTGGTGAAGACGGAGTTGAACGAGCCTCCAAGCTTCACGAGTTTGTCCAGACACTTCCGTGTATAAATGCTGAACGAAGG GCTTGGGGATCGGAAGGAATAGATGCCAACACCTTGTCGTACCTGGCGAAACTGGGCGCTCCTAAATTGATGAAACTGAGACCTTTAGTCATGCAAGTGCGTCCCCATCTGCTATTCAAACCGGATTTGATGTCCGGATCCTCTCCACCAGACCCTAGTGCCAACTATCAGCTCCTAGACCGAGTTGTGAACGTTCGTCAAGGCTACTCGGTTCCTATGGGTCTTCGAGGAACCGTCGTCGGCATAAAAAATGCGTCCAAAGTGATGGATGTGGTCTACGAAATCCTGTTCGACGAAGAATTCGCTGGCGCTTTACCAATCAAAGGAATGCCCGACGTACCCAACAGAATCTACCACCTTCCTGTTTGGGCGATGATCAACTTGACTCATGGCATAAGGCAGCACTCTGAGCGAGAAAAACAAGGGAAGCCTACGGCAGTGGTCCGGCCGTCCGGCAGCGCTCTGAATAAGCCAACCGAGCCGGCTAGCAGGAATCCGCCGAAGCAGAATCATAGCTCATATAAAGCATCGCTAGAACATCAGCCAGCGCAAGCCAAGCAAGTGACCCAGCCCAAATTGCTGACGAGAAAGAAAGCAGAAAATGCTCCTGTTGCAGCCGCTCCTGAAAATAAGCCTGTTTCTTCAGTCAATCGCATTCCGGCCAAATCGGCTCCCAGTCCTTCGAGTCTTCCTTCTCCTTTCATGGATATTTGGAACTCTTTGGTTCAACAGCAtgagcagcaacaacaacaaggagcAACCAGTTTAATCACAACTACACATGTTACCGCTCAAGAACCGTCTAAAAACAAACAGCCGACGCCCCAGGTCAAAACTTCCAGAGAACCTCCAGTTCCAGTGGCTCCGAAACTACCATCCCTTCAGGAAGCTGCTCGCAATCTTCCAAAAATTACCAAACTTCCCAAGGGAGCATCTGCAGTGCCTCCGGGACCATTGCCACGTGCGGCACCTCCGCCACCTGAAGTTCTCATGCAGGCCATCCCACCTCCACCACTTCCTGCTGGAGTCTCTGTTCCCTTGGGGCCTTCGCTGTCTGTGCAACAACTATTTGACATGGCAAGCCAAGCTGTGATTGCTAATCCAATCATACCTAGACAACCACCTCCTGCTGTATTTAGTTTCTGCCTTCAGTTGATGGATGTCATGCAACAGAAAG GATGTGGGCTTCCCGTTTACAACTACTTGTTACTTCAAGATGGTAGTGTGATGGCAGAGGTCTCTGTCCTCCCGCTGGGAGTCGTTGGGAGATGTGCTGCAAAATCAAAGAACGAG GCCGCAGAACAAGCAGCTGCCATGGCATTGCACAACCCCATGATTATGCAGCCCATGGTTGCTCCTCCCCCTACAATTCCTCATCCTGGCAATATGATGTTTGTCCCTCAGTCTCCCAATATGCAATTTCAACCGATACGAGGTCCCGTATCCAACAGTTTTGTGCCAATGCAAGTTACTCGCCAGTCCGTTCACCACCAACCTAGGACTCAGCAAGTTGCTCACCCACTTCCTTCTACACCTTCCAACTTGgcaccgaaaaaagaaaagaacgaagTGCAAAAGGCTCCTGAGAAGAGAGTAGAGAAAGTCGCTCCTGTCAAAGCGGATCAACAGTCTGTTCCGGCTGTGTCAGCTGAAATTACAAGTCAACCTCAAATTCAAGAAAGACCTCTTTCTACGTCAAAACCACCCGGATCGCGATTGGCTATTCGATTCAATGGGCCGTAA